The Canis lupus familiaris isolate Mischka breed German Shepherd chromosome 5, alternate assembly UU_Cfam_GSD_1.0, whole genome shotgun sequence region AAAaacctattagaactaataaaaaagTTCAGTGAGATTGCAGGATAGATCAATATccaaaatcaactgtatttctatatactggcAATGAAAATTCTCAAATGGAtatagaataaacaatcctactTATAAtagcatccaaaagaataaaataccttatCATTAATTTAGCCatggaagtgaaagacctgtatgaTGAAAACTAATTGACAAGAAGTTCCTGGAAGAAGTATGTATTTATGCTATAATCCTTTCAATACTGGGCCAGCATTAGCCCAGATTAAGACCATTCCATTCACATCCTAGCTCAGCATAAGTGTCTTAACTTCTCAATGCCTTCATATCCTCTTCAGTCAATGGGGTCATGTTATCTATTCTGAGTGATAATTGTGGTAATTACACATGCCAGTGTTTGGAAAGTGCAAAGAATACTGCTTGACACTTACTAAGCCTCGTAAAACATTTTGttgaataattaattatttaaatatatacacacaaatcaCACCAGAATCTATCCAACCTCACCTACTTGTGAGGAAAATTTGTACTCTAAATGCCTATCATAAGACATCAAACCCCTACTTGGCAGTCACACCAACTCTAAGGGACTCGTTGTCCCAGATAAAGACAAGGCAATGTTGAAGGGACAGATGATGCCCTAAGAATTTACACCCCACAAGTATGTACTCCTTGGATCAGTGCTTTCCTCAGAGCCAACTTCACATCCTTGTTTCTCAAGGTGTATATCAAAGGATTCAGGGAAGGGGTGACAATATTATTCAACACCTGAACCACAGAATCCAaccaggggctggaggcaggccgGAGATAAATGAGGACCACCGGTCCATAGAAGAGCAGGATGGAAGTCAGGTGGGCACTGCAGGTTGAAAAAGCTCTTCGCCGGCCTTCTGAGGAGCTAATTTTCAATACAGAGACAACAATGCGAATATAAGAAGTGAGgataagaagaaaacagatgagtgCAACAATACCTACATTGGTAAAACTCACTGTCTGAGCTAGAGAGGTGTCTGCACAGGCCAGGGGTAACACCACTGGGATATCACAGAAGAAATTGTCCACCTCATTGGGGCCGCAGAAGGGTAAGTGAAAGATGAGGAATGTGAGTACAGCTGCATGCAGACAGCtccccacccaggtgcctagCGTCATGATGGTGCACACTCTGCGATTCATGATGACTGTGTACTGCAGAGGGTGACAGATGGCCGCaaagcggtcataggccatcacgGTGTACAGGAAACACTCAGTGCAGCCCAGGAAGTGGTAAAAGAAGAGCTGACAGGCACAGCCCGGGTAAGAGATGGTCCGGCTTTGCCCCACTAGGGAGAGCATCATTTTGGGGGAGCTCactgaagggaaaaatatatcGAACACAGACAGGTTTCCcaggaagaaatacatggggGTGTGCAGGTTGGAGGAAGTGAGGATGGCCAGAAGAATGAGCAGGTTCCCCAGAAGAGTGAGAAAGTAGAAGGCCAGAAATAAGACGAAGAGCATGTTTTCCAGCCCTTTTGTGTAAGGGATTCCCATCAGGAGGAACTCGGTTACAGGAGTGTGATTCTTCATCGCCACGTCTAATTAGTCCTGGAAGATCAAAGAATGGCCTTGCTGAGATGAACTTTTCCCAAAATACTGATGTCTTCAGAGAACCCGCTGGAAACTGACAATGCCTCTATAAAGTTCCATAAAGAACTTTATAAAGTTTATAaactttttataaagttttttaaaaaataaaagtttttataaagtttttataacttttttataagttctttataagtttttaaaagttctataaagaactccTGAATAGGAGTCTTTCCAATTTGGTCATTAATTGGTGTGTGACTTTaagtcatttgtttatttttcctctttctttagaaagaaaataaagagattacACAAGAGGTAGAATGGAATAGAGGGTGGAGCATATAGCTGACAGTTAAGTCTGAGTTTAAATGTCAAATCCACTGCCTGCTCTGTGCCTGTggataactggaaaaaaaaatttctaaatctcCTGTGTATCTGTATACATAGCATAATGTCTTGCAATTCTTGTGAGGAttcattctttcatatatataaaatctctgtCCTGACCCTACCCACCCTTGTTGAAAAAATTCATTCCAAATAGTAATATTCTGGTTTTAATGAGTCTTTATTCCACATACTCTATCTGTTCAGTTGACTTGCAGAAGTTCTGGGATGACCTTTTGCTGTAAATGATTTACAAAATGCTTTCTCCATCATCAGCCAGACAGCCGAAAACAGAATTGTGTAGTGGGAACACAGTAAAATGGGATGGAAAAGATAATGCTTAATGTAGGGAAAAGTAATAGactacaaaaaatattaacaacaacCGTCTTCTTTCAATATGAAATTTAATCTCTGAAAAGCGATTATATCTGCAATATGACAATAATGCAATCACCATTAAGGTTTTAAGGTTGAGCTTCATTAGTCAGGGACTATCTTAAGAAAGTACCATGAAGTCAGCTAAGGCAGTATTAGCCCCAACACCAATAAAGCCAATTCCCACATTCCCACCTTCCTCTGGTGTGTACACCCCagtagatgagaaaaaaaaaagcactctagAGAGAAAGCACTTACAGACCAGACTGAAGGGAAATAGCCAACTTGAGCTGAAAGCCAGGCCCCACATCCACCCTCTGTTTCGTTGCTTTTAGATGCTGTAGAACATGAGGCCCAGGCTCTGAGGCCAGAAAAGCCAAACTCTCCTCTTTCTCAGCCTTATTCGCTCAGGTGTGAAAATCTAGATGCAATAGCACCTCTGTTCTCTGAGTAAAGGAACAGCATTCACACCCTCCACAGAGAATAAATGTCTCCCATGTTCCTTTGGGACCCTCTTCCCAGTGGGCACTGACTAGAACATCTGTAGGGCAGAGGGAACCATTAAAGTGGGgactcctttcctccctccctttgctTCTACCTCATTACTTCTTAGATGAGAATGTAATTAGGTAGCGGTGTTTagttatattctgtttttaaatctctgattGGCAGCAGCTCTTGGGTGTATTTTTTCCTCTGGCAGAGAGCCCTCCATTGGGGTCAGAGATTTGAGTTGCCCAGTGACCTTGGGCTTGGAAGATATGAGTTTGAAGAAGGGGCTGTGGGTTAACCAAGGAGCCGCTCAAAGAAAAGAGGCAATAACCCCATTCGGTGTTAAAACAAACACATCCActgttttttttctacatttagcTTTTTAATGCCTCATTATTACTTCCTCAACTGCCTGAATTTATAGCTTAACATTTTCTAACAACTCTTCTCTTCATTGTCCTTTAAGACTGCTACCAATGTTAATCTTAGCATactttaattactgtagcttggttcaaataatatattttaaccaGGATGTATAAGCTTAATGTAGAACTCCTTAGAATCttaatttccattaatatttatttatttgtttgtttgttttaaaatattttattttttgtttgggagagagagagagagcatcagcaGGGGGAGCGGCAAAGGGAgtagaagaagcagactccccactgagaatggatcttgacacagggctccatcccaggaccctgagatcatgacctgaaccaaaggcagacatttcaccatccaggtgcccctccatgaattttttttcttttcaaaatctacttctcttgattttatttctttttattatacataataaatatataatgtataaataattcAATGAATTAATTCTTCAAGGGGTTTATA contains the following coding sequences:
- the OR10D5 gene encoding olfactory receptor family 10 subfamily D member 5; amino-acid sequence: MKNHTPVTEFLLMGIPYTKGLENMLFVLFLAFYFLTLLGNLLILLAILTSSNLHTPMYFFLGNLSVFDIFFPSVSSPKMMLSLVGQSRTISYPGCACQLFFYHFLGCTECFLYTVMAYDRFAAICHPLQYTVIMNRRVCTIMTLGTWVGSCLHAAVLTFLIFHLPFCGPNEVDNFFCDIPVVLPLACADTSLAQTVSFTNVGIVALICFLLILTSYIRIVVSVLKISSSEGRRRAFSTCSAHLTSILLFYGPVVLIYLRPASSPWLDSVVQVLNNIVTPSLNPLIYTLRNKDVKLALRKALIQGVHTCGV